In Niallia sp. FSL W8-0635, one genomic interval encodes:
- a CDS encoding post-transcriptional regulator translates to MSSTHLYDQYRSQVKPVLNSKIEEFHLLGYDTIKEDELWVFLTKKKWKKPSEEIRISELVQEILNVKVADYMNYATIEAFKTADLFSVLTEEEKKQLLK, encoded by the coding sequence ATGTCGTCAACACATTTATATGACCAATATCGTTCACAAGTAAAGCCTGTATTAAATAGTAAGATTGAAGAGTTTCATTTACTAGGTTATGACACCATTAAAGAGGACGAGCTATGGGTGTTTTTAACAAAGAAAAAATGGAAAAAGCCTTCTGAAGAGATTAGAATTTCAGAATTAGTACAGGAGATACTAAATGTTAAGGTAGCAGATTATATGAACTACGCTACTATTGAGGCATTTAAAACAGCAGACTTGTTTTCAGTCTTAACTGAAGAAGAGAAAAAGCAATTATTGAAATAA
- the spoVB gene encoding stage V sporulation protein B has translation MSKFLKGTMILLIAGFITRVLGFINRIVIARFIGDDGVGLYMMVYPTMILVVTITQLGLPVAISKNVAEAEAAGNLRKVKSILIVSLSTTLGLTLLFTPALFLLAPYLSQTLFTDERTLLPLLAITPIIPIIAVSSVLRGYFQGRQNMRPAATSQVIEQVIRIALIATLTKAFLPLGVEYAAAGAMLASVLGELASLFYLIASFKWKKSFHLRKKFFQYVHNGKNTFQELMTIALPTTGSRMIGSFAWFIEPIVVAHSLSIAGLSAINATKQYGVLTGFALPLLMLPSFFTQSLSTSLVPAISEAKANNQLKLIEHLLQQALKFTFMTGGLAIVVLYVLAEPLMTIMYGSTRGTSFIQIMAPFFILNYYQGPLQAALQALNFARAAMINSFIGAGVKTALIFILASRPEFGIYGVAIALIVGFVLVTLLHFATILKTISFSIIVKDYVKMLLAISLTAYLGTLLVKIISFPSILLQLISITSFICIFYVALLFLFRLMNKKDLAKVPWLGRFFS, from the coding sequence ATGTCTAAGTTTTTAAAAGGAACAATGATTTTACTTATAGCTGGATTTATTACCAGAGTACTAGGATTTATAAATCGAATCGTTATCGCACGTTTTATTGGAGATGATGGAGTTGGGCTCTATATGATGGTATATCCAACAATGATTTTAGTTGTGACCATCACTCAACTTGGACTACCTGTTGCTATCTCTAAAAATGTAGCAGAAGCTGAGGCTGCAGGAAATTTACGTAAAGTAAAGAGCATATTAATTGTTTCTTTAAGCACTACCTTAGGATTAACACTCCTATTTACACCAGCTTTATTCCTTTTGGCTCCTTATCTCTCTCAAACACTATTTACAGATGAACGAACCCTTTTACCACTACTTGCGATTACACCAATTATCCCAATTATCGCTGTGTCTTCTGTATTACGAGGGTATTTTCAAGGACGACAAAATATGAGGCCTGCAGCTACTTCTCAAGTAATTGAACAGGTCATTCGTATCGCCTTAATCGCAACATTAACAAAAGCTTTTTTACCACTTGGAGTCGAGTATGCTGCTGCTGGGGCGATGTTAGCTTCCGTTCTTGGAGAACTTGCTTCTTTATTTTATTTAATAGCATCTTTCAAATGGAAAAAATCATTCCATTTACGGAAAAAGTTCTTTCAATACGTACATAATGGGAAAAATACTTTTCAAGAGTTAATGACCATTGCGTTACCGACTACAGGAAGTCGTATGATTGGTAGCTTCGCATGGTTTATCGAACCAATTGTTGTTGCTCATAGCCTATCTATAGCAGGCCTTTCTGCCATTAATGCAACAAAACAATATGGGGTATTAACTGGATTTGCGCTACCACTCTTGATGCTCCCATCCTTCTTTACTCAATCATTATCGACTTCTCTTGTGCCGGCTATTAGTGAAGCAAAGGCAAATAATCAATTAAAACTGATTGAGCATTTGTTACAACAAGCACTTAAATTCACCTTTATGACAGGTGGCCTTGCAATAGTTGTGCTTTATGTATTGGCAGAGCCCTTAATGACCATTATGTATGGAAGCACAAGAGGAACTTCTTTTATTCAAATTATGGCGCCTTTCTTTATTCTTAATTATTATCAAGGTCCTCTTCAAGCGGCACTACAAGCCTTGAATTTTGCTAGAGCCGCGATGATTAATAGTTTTATTGGTGCTGGTGTAAAAACTGCTTTAATTTTTATTCTCGCAAGTCGACCAGAATTCGGAATATACGGAGTTGCTATTGCGTTAATTGTTGGATTTGTTTTAGTAACGTTGCTTCATTTTGCAACAATATTAAAAACAATAAGTTTCTCTATCATCGTCAAAGATTATGTGAAAATGCTACTCGCCATCTCACTTACGGCATATCTTGGCACTCTTTTAGTCAAAATAATTTCATTTCCTTCAATACTCTTACAATTAATTAGTATTACAAGCTTTATTTGTATCTTTTATGTAGCGTTACTGTTCCTTTTTCGTTTAATGAATAAAAAAGATTTAGCGAAAGTCCCATGGTTAGGTCGCTTTTTCTCTTAA
- a CDS encoding DUF421 domain-containing protein: MEPYLIILFRTILIYVLIVLIFRLMGKREIGELSILDLVVFIMIAEIAVVAIEDYRDPILPTLFPMFILLSIQVLLAFLSLKSKKMRDFIEGEPTFIIKNGEIDEAAMKSQRYNFDDLLIQLREKNIRNIADVEFAILETSGKLSVFEKEKEKSSITIPLIMDGIIQESNLSTIGKTNLWLRQQLKEKGYTDIKNISFCSYQDGEFYIDLIDQ, translated from the coding sequence GTGGAACCATATTTGATCATTTTGTTTAGAACGATTTTAATATATGTGCTAATTGTTCTTATATTTCGATTGATGGGAAAAAGGGAAATAGGGGAACTAAGTATTTTAGACTTAGTAGTATTCATCATGATTGCAGAGATTGCGGTTGTTGCAATAGAAGATTACAGAGATCCTATTTTACCAACACTATTTCCAATGTTTATTCTTCTATCTATTCAAGTACTTCTAGCCTTCCTATCTTTAAAAAGCAAAAAAATGCGCGATTTTATTGAGGGAGAACCGACCTTTATTATCAAAAATGGAGAAATTGACGAAGCGGCGATGAAAAGTCAGCGTTACAATTTTGACGACTTATTAATTCAGCTTCGAGAAAAAAATATCCGTAATATTGCAGATGTAGAGTTTGCTATCTTGGAAACATCAGGAAAGCTTTCTGTATTTGAAAAAGAAAAAGAGAAATCATCTATAACGATTCCGTTGATTATGGATGGAATTATTCAAGAAAGTAATTTATCAACAATTGGTAAAACAAATTTATGGCTTAGGCAGCAATTAAAAGAAAAAGGGTATACTGATATTAAGAATATATCCTTTTGTAGCTATCAAGATGGGGAATTCTATATTGATTTGATTGACCAATAG
- a CDS encoding TIGR04086 family membrane protein, giving the protein MEESKHVGSSVLYGLIAIFVMLITSSLFFSLLLRFTSIQESSLQYIITAVSFITLFAGGFISGGKGKEKGWFLGGLTGLIYSIIIFLFSFLGSDQLFTMEQTIYHVCYTLICMMGGILGVNLSKNN; this is encoded by the coding sequence ATCGAAGAGAGTAAACATGTTGGCAGTTCTGTTTTATACGGTTTAATTGCCATTTTCGTTATGTTAATAACTAGCAGTTTGTTCTTTTCCCTATTATTAAGATTTACTTCTATTCAAGAATCATCTCTGCAATATATTATTACTGCTGTATCATTTATAACTTTGTTTGCAGGTGGTTTTATTTCTGGGGGGAAAGGGAAGGAAAAAGGGTGGTTCCTTGGAGGACTGACTGGGTTAATCTATTCTATTATTATTTTTCTATTTTCCTTTTTAGGCTCTGACCAGCTATTTACGATGGAACAAACAATTTATCATGTATGCTATACGCTTATTTGTATGATGGGTGGAATTTTGGGAGTAAATCTTTCCAAAAATAATTAA
- the yajC gene encoding preprotein translocase subunit YajC, which translates to MAQLASLLPFILMFVLFYFLLIRPQQKRQRSVRDMQSSLKKGDKIVTIGGMHATIDAIDEGTVVLKVKDGSRLTFERNAIREVVESSATVASPTLDKVEE; encoded by the coding sequence ATGGCACAACTTGCAAGTTTACTACCGTTTATTTTAATGTTTGTATTATTCTATTTCTTGCTAATCCGTCCACAGCAAAAGCGTCAAAGATCTGTACGTGATATGCAGAGCAGCTTAAAAAAAGGGGACAAGATTGTCACGATTGGCGGGATGCATGCTACAATCGATGCAATTGATGAAGGTACAGTTGTATTAAAAGTAAAAGATGGCTCACGTCTAACATTTGAGCGCAACGCAATTCGTGAAGTAGTGGAATCTTCCGCTACAGTAGCTAGCCCAACATTAGACAAAGTAGAAGAATAA
- the tgt gene encoding tRNA guanosine(34) transglycosylase Tgt, which produces MTAIRYEFIKTCKQTGARLGIVHTPHGSFETPAFMPVGTLATVKTMAPEDLKSMGANIILSNTYHLWLRPGHEIVKEAGGLHKFMNWDKAILTDSGGFQVFSLSDFRKIEEEGVHFRNHLNGDKLFLSPEKAMEIQNALGSDIMMAFDECPPYPAEYDYMKKSVERTSRWAERCLKAHNRPKDQGLFGIIQGGEYEELRKQSARDLVSLDLPGYAVGGLSVGEPKDVMNRVLEFTTPLMPDNKPRYLMGVGSPDSLIDGAIRGIDMFDCVLPTRIARNGTVMTSEGRLVVKNAKYARDFGPLDPECDCYTCKNYSRAYIRHLIRCDETFGIRLTSYHNLYFLLNLMENVRDAIRNDRLGDFKEEFFERYGFNKPNAKNF; this is translated from the coding sequence TTGACAGCAATACGTTATGAATTTATAAAAACTTGTAAGCAAACAGGTGCTAGATTGGGCATTGTACATACACCACATGGTTCTTTTGAAACGCCTGCTTTTATGCCAGTTGGAACGTTAGCAACAGTGAAAACGATGGCGCCAGAAGACTTAAAATCAATGGGTGCAAATATCATTTTAAGTAATACCTATCATTTATGGTTAAGACCAGGACATGAAATTGTAAAAGAGGCTGGTGGTCTTCATAAATTCATGAATTGGGATAAAGCGATTTTAACGGATTCTGGTGGATTCCAAGTCTTTAGTTTGAGTGATTTCCGAAAAATTGAAGAAGAAGGTGTACACTTCAGAAACCATTTAAATGGTGATAAATTATTTCTTTCCCCTGAAAAAGCAATGGAAATCCAAAATGCTTTAGGATCGGATATTATGATGGCTTTCGATGAATGTCCACCTTATCCAGCGGAATATGATTATATGAAGAAATCGGTGGAACGTACATCACGTTGGGCAGAGCGTTGCTTAAAGGCACATAATCGTCCGAAAGATCAAGGATTATTCGGCATTATTCAAGGTGGAGAATATGAGGAACTAAGAAAACAAAGTGCAAGGGACCTAGTTTCTTTAGACTTACCTGGATATGCAGTCGGAGGATTATCGGTTGGTGAGCCAAAAGACGTTATGAATCGTGTTCTTGAGTTTACGACACCTCTAATGCCAGATAACAAGCCACGTTATTTAATGGGGGTAGGTTCACCAGATTCTTTAATTGATGGTGCTATTCGCGGGATTGATATGTTTGACTGTGTATTGCCAACGAGAATCGCAAGAAATGGTACAGTGATGACAAGCGAAGGGCGACTTGTCGTTAAAAATGCTAAATATGCAAGAGATTTTGGACCTTTAGATCCAGAATGTGATTGCTATACTTGTAAAAATTATAGCCGAGCTTATATTCGTCACCTTATTCGATGTGACGAAACATTCGGAATAAGGCTTACATCTTACCATAATCTATATTTTCTGTTAAACTTAATGGAGAATGTCCGAGATGCAATCAGAAATGACCGTCTAGGAGATTTTAAAGAAGAGTTTTTCGAACGTTATGGATTTAATAAACCGAACGCTAAAAACTTTTAA